Proteins encoded by one window of Synechococcus sp. MVIR-18-1:
- a CDS encoding ammonium transporter: MTTAYESPTRRRKSRLQEASLLEGPMLLLQSIRGFKTNRSLLWLGCVPLALFGLGLFNLSAHAAEMPELSAAFLANNLWLLVATILVIFMNAGFAMVEAGMCRQKNAVNILAKNLFVFALAVTAYWFVGYSLMYGDAIAAGFLYFNGLFFDPAVTPELISEAGLVPSVDFLFQAAFAGTAATIVSGLVAERVKFGEFVVFSLILTAFIYPIAGSWEWNGGWLNSVGDKEFIDFAGSSIVHSVGAWAGLIGAMLLGPRIGKFIDGKPQAIPGHNMAIATLGALILWIGWYGFNPGSQLAMDQWVPYVAVTTTLAAAGGAIGATVISTLTSGKPDLTMIINGILAGLVSITAGCGNLTFVGSWVAGLIGGIIVVFAVSALDASGIDDPVGAFSVHGVCGVWGTLVVGLWGFDIQGDGSPLGLLVGGGISQLGIQALGCAAYAIWTIVTCWIAWSVIGGLFGGIRVTEKEETEGLDIGEHGMEAYPDFVSSGR; this comes from the coding sequence GCTTCTCCAAAGCATCCGCGGGTTTAAAACCAATCGCTCGCTTTTGTGGCTTGGCTGCGTGCCATTGGCCCTTTTCGGTCTTGGCCTGTTCAACCTCTCGGCCCATGCCGCAGAGATGCCAGAACTCAGTGCAGCGTTTCTAGCCAACAACCTTTGGCTGCTCGTCGCAACGATTCTGGTGATTTTCATGAACGCCGGTTTCGCCATGGTGGAAGCCGGAATGTGTCGCCAGAAGAATGCAGTCAATATTCTTGCTAAAAATCTCTTCGTCTTCGCCCTTGCTGTAACCGCTTATTGGTTTGTTGGCTATTCGTTGATGTACGGCGATGCCATAGCCGCAGGCTTTCTCTACTTCAACGGGTTGTTTTTTGATCCGGCTGTCACGCCCGAGCTGATCTCAGAAGCTGGCCTCGTTCCAAGTGTTGACTTCTTGTTTCAGGCTGCTTTTGCTGGAACCGCGGCAACAATCGTTTCAGGCCTCGTCGCAGAGCGCGTGAAATTCGGCGAGTTTGTGGTGTTCTCGCTCATTCTCACCGCTTTCATCTATCCCATTGCAGGCAGTTGGGAATGGAATGGCGGATGGCTGAATTCTGTTGGCGACAAAGAGTTCATCGACTTTGCTGGATCATCGATTGTTCACTCCGTTGGAGCCTGGGCAGGACTGATTGGAGCGATGCTTCTCGGCCCACGTATTGGCAAATTTATTGATGGCAAGCCTCAGGCCATCCCTGGTCACAACATGGCCATTGCCACTCTTGGCGCACTGATTCTTTGGATTGGTTGGTACGGATTCAACCCTGGATCCCAGCTCGCCATGGATCAGTGGGTCCCTTACGTGGCAGTAACCACAACATTGGCTGCAGCTGGTGGCGCGATCGGAGCCACCGTGATCTCAACCCTGACCTCAGGGAAGCCTGATTTGACCATGATCATCAACGGCATCCTTGCCGGCTTGGTGAGCATCACTGCAGGATGCGGCAACCTCACCTTTGTTGGATCCTGGGTTGCTGGTCTGATCGGCGGAATCATTGTTGTCTTCGCCGTATCAGCTCTTGATGCATCAGGCATCGACGATCCAGTCGGAGCCTTCTCCGTCCATGGCGTCTGTGGCGTCTGGGGAACCTTGGTGGTTGGTCTTTGGGGTTTTGACATCCAGGGCGATGGCTCACCACTGGGCTTACTCGTGGGAGGTGGCATCAGCCAGCTTGGAATCCAAGCACTGGGTTGTGCTGCCTATGCCATTTGGACGATCGTGACCTGCTGGATTGCTTGGTCTGTCATCGGTGGTTTGTTCGGTGGCATCCGAGTCACCGAGAAGGAAGAAACTGAAGGGCTGGATATTGGTGAGCACGGCATGGAGGCCTATCCAGATTTCGTGTCATCAGGCCGATAA